Genomic window (Chitinophagales bacterium):
AAATAAAAATAAAGTCTTGAAAAGTACGTCAAAATTGATTTTACTAAGATTATATTTCATTATTTTATTTGGTTAATTGAAAGATATAGTGATACTTAATGTTTTCATTGTAATATTTTCCGAAGGATTCTGCATTTTTAAATTCTGTCCAAACACTATAAGGCATACTTGAATAGAGAAAATCGTCCTTGTCTGTTTGTAAAATAAAAAAGCCGTAGTTTCCATCCAACTATAAAATGAAGCACCTCTAATCCATGAACTTTTTGAAGTACTGGCTTCTTCTTTTATTTTAAAAGATGAAGATTCAATCTTGGCGCTGCTGGGAAGCAACCTACCAGGAATAGTTTGACCGATGGATATAATAAAGCGGTTGAGCAAAACCCAAACGCTTTTACCAATAAATTATTTTTATCGCAAATGCCTTAAAAAATCCAAACTTGTCAGATTAAGTTTTGGTGATTACACATTAAATTTGGAACAGAAAGCTTGCAATCAACTGAAGAGAATAACTTGTTCTTCACTATTTCACCTAGCCCTACCCAATCCTCCTTTTTACTATTTACCAACAACACAATAGAGAAGGCAACAGTTTT
Coding sequences:
- a CDS encoding KTSC domain-containing protein; the encoded protein is MDGNYGFFILQTDKDDFLYSSMPYSVWTEFKNAESFGKYYNENIKYHYIFQLTK